One part of the Dysidea avara chromosome 10, odDysAvar1.4, whole genome shotgun sequence genome encodes these proteins:
- the LOC136267930 gene encoding uncharacterized protein, with amino-acid sequence MAEELLLNALHKNFLAILELINWDVLTPALKETQFLLSDEFEICRSNKDKLGFVIKRIKDLNGYNKNLNGSKLFLEILENLEDDPDIQKLIQILKDSKDPEIDKMKSDFLENLINAFKKCNKERVLYSQLADKYRELYPAGGYDELVRKCSPTNRIKGFLELHKETFHLDEGLVALLSPCKNTVALNSDSTSSSVNYDLVASVSNDNLTSPSLESVIVLFQYGEKKFPPKKILCDSIEDFRINVHKAWSVKLPNFESVHLEYQCCGGWYLLEEVDSFEDLLIDEKTKVHVRGVPKEPRSINTSTGMLDVASSTTEYHHDKHEATSDTSDTNNIETSDDIDKMEELKGVIMVSIDYLRRSLVILIKSVFTRLYGTADTLKELLMLTEQINAEKCKIQTSASQVTKKIESLSKEIAKIVDKKCCFWEASQAPEKTTKNPKDWIYYLVQILRRLDQKVPNENLDEFTESNLSSQPADRLLKVLTRAAHKGEYIFSSSYINFTDPTLCCWDFRKLSEAVLTVRNFYFHGRTYKDAAPRFQRDFSEVEKLSQEIVRRVEKEDCFERNITIVRDDLQHIKLRYNGHQVETSVNVNEVLKSLLNFSFNQFGCFIFSP; translated from the exons ATGGCTGAGGAGTTACTATTAAATGCACTGCACAAAAATTTTCTAGCAATATTAGAACTAATAAACTGGGATGTTCTTACACCTGCTTTAAAAGAAACACAGTTTCTTTTGTCAGATGAATTTGAAATATGTAGAAGCAATAAAGATAAGCTCGGGTTTGTTATCAAAAGAATAAAAGACCTAAATGGATACAACAAAAACTTAAATGGAAGCAAATTGTTCTTAGAGATACTAGAGAACTTAGAAGATGATCCTGATATTCAGAAGTTGATTCAGATTTTGAAAGACTCGAAAGACCCAG AGATTGATAAAATGAAATCGGATTTTCTAGAAAATTTGATTAATGCCTTTAAAAAGTGCAACAAAGAAAGAGTATTATATTCTCAGCTGGCTGATAAATATCGTGAATTATACCCAGCAGGCGGTTATGATGAACTGGTTCGTAAATGTTCTCCTACCAACCGCATCAAAGGATTTCTTGAGCTTCATAAAGAGACTTTCCATCTTGATGAAGGATTAGTTGCACTACTGTCTCCATGTAAAAATACAGTTGCACTTAACAGTGACAGTACTTCAAGTTCAGTAAACTATGATCTTGTAGCATCTGTTAGTAATGATAATCTGACTAGCCCTTCACTTGAAAGTGTAATTGTTCTGTTTCagtatggtgaaaaaaaatttCCACCAAAGAAGATTCTGTGTGATAGCATTGAGGATTTTAGAATAAATGTACATAAAGCATGGTCAGTCAAACTGCCAAATTTTGAGTCAGTTCATTTGGAATACCAGTGTTGTGGTGGATGGTATTTACTTGAAGAAGTAGATAGTTTTGAAGATTTGTTGATAGACGAGAAAACAAAGGTGCACGTGCGTGGTGTTCCCAAAGAGCCCAGGAGCATCAATACCTCCACAGGTATGCTAGATGTTGCATCAAGCACTACTGAGTATCATCATGATAAACATGAAGCCACTTCTGACACATCCGATACCAATAACATTGAAACTTCTGATGACATTGACAAGATGGAGGAACTTAAAGGTGTGATTATGGTATCCATTGACTATTTACGAAGGAGTTTAGTGATACTGATTAAATCAGTGTTTACTAGGCTTTATGGTACTGCAGACACCTTAAAGGAATTATTAATGCTAACTGAACAAATAAATGCTGAGAAGTGTAAAATTCAAACCTCAGCCAGCCAGGTAACCAAAAAGATTGAAAGTTTAAGTAAAGAAATTGCAAAAATTGTTGACAAAAAGTGTTGCTTTTGGGAAGCATCACAAGCACCTGAAAAAACCACAAAAAATCCTAAGGATTGGATATACTATCTTGTGCAGATTCTCCGACGCCTAGATCAGAAAGTTCCAAATGAAAATCTAGATGAATTTACTGAGTCAAATTTATCTTCTCAACCTGCCGACAGGTTGCTAAAAGTCCTTACTCGTGCTGCACATAAAGGGGAgtacatattttcatcatcATATATAAATTTTACAGATCCCACTCTTTGCTGCTGGGATTTTCGAAAGTTATCAGAAGCAGTTTTAACTGTACGTAACTTTTATTTTCATGGTCGCACATATAAAGATGCAGCTCCAAGATTCCAAAGAGACTTTTCTGAAGTAGAAAAGTTGTCCCAAGAAATTGTTCGCCGGGTTGAAAAAGAAGATTGTTTTGAAAGAAATATTACTATTGTTCGTGATGATCTTCAACACATTAAGCTTAGGTACAATGGTCACCAAGTtgaaacatcagtgaatgtcaATGAAGTACTCAAGTCCCTGCTAAATTTCAGCTTTAatcagtttggctgttttatttTCAGTCCTTGA
- the LOC136267934 gene encoding uncharacterized protein: MDAATLPGGVVVQPGGVIRQSGALPGIQQAGLRLNNYKHHSEGSGAACVQLPSSHTSCNATSFPSFNPFLVRTVLTEGQTVLGSGATVQSSCIPTSCSIVSVAGDLPLKVMEGHSEISRDDAIEPERITATQSSSSLTSYISQGESHYEDLCFIPRKCSDSASSRPILEVIQKTTFDVPPAGHISVARVLLYRMEASYRYETQVLFTIINNGTISTAKEFLDAFGVISEKNGYKFCPGLNVQHYHEYFFAVIRYHLESCRLWEHPFKCVDSKNCSLWHKLPVQAPLKDRSKSAVLC, translated from the exons ATGGATGCTGCAACACTGCCAG GAGGAGTGGTGGTGCAACCAGGTGGTGTGATAAGACAGAGTGGAGCATTGCCAGGTATTCAACAGGCTGGTTTGAGACTTAATAACTACAAACATCATTCAGAAGGAAGTGGAGCTGCTTGTGTACAGCTGCCTAGCAGTCACACAAGCTGTAATGCAACAAGTTTCCCCTCCTTCAATCCCTTTTTAGTGCGCACTGTCCTCACAGAAGGCCAAACAGTTCTAG GGAGTGGAGCAACTGTGCAGTCATCATGTATTCCTACAAGCTGCAGTATAGTGAGTGTTGCTGGAGATTTGCCTTTGAAGGTGATGGAAGGTCACAGTGAGATATCCAGAGATGATGCAATTGAGCCAG AACGAATTACAGCTACCCAGTCATCTAGTAGCCTTACAAGCTACATATCCCAGGGTGAATCACACTATGAGGATTTGTGTTTCATACCCAGAAAGTGCTCGGATAGTGCCTCGAGTAGGCCTATCCTGGAAGTAATTCAGAAAACTACATTTGATGTACCACCAGCTGGGCACATTTCAGTTGCTAGGGTCCTTTTGTATCGAATGGAAGCATCCTACAGATACGAAACACAAGTTTTGTTTACCATTATTAACAATGGCACTATTTCTACTGCTAAGGAATTCTTAGATGCTTTCGGGGTGATATCGGAGAAGAATGGATACAAATTTTGTCCAGGGCTCAATGTGCAGCATTACCATGAATATTTCTTTGCTGTTATCAGATACCATCTGGAAAGTTGTCGTTTGTGGGAACACCCTTTTAAATGTGTTGACTCCAAAAACTGTTCGTTGTGGCATAAACTTCCAGTGCAAGCCCCGTTGAAAGATCGTAGCAAAAGTGCAGTGTTGTGCTGA
- the LOC136267929 gene encoding uncharacterized protein, which translates to MSQQATESEYQSTLDYDAKKRYKEKLILKSEQIPDPYAVPDEEWRDDVTEWPTVLYGDVYNYLIESKGRYTQESLRAFKSLEAYNYFISGHVRTVLFYEPSRQSKFCILVAEVNPSQKSPSETHKAWIIVQKEDGQVMTGHCTCKAGRGEVCSHVAAILFKVETACRLVYNNPTCTSMPCQWNQSFATNVDPALVVDINFIKPDHNKRNESVPCSSAATSQSSGLQILQQPEADVCSLYQALQVVVPGACIFTSISEESEVDVNSTTTAVTCRPQPDDASVTMATVSDRQCDHVNDLSSGTPDDGSVPVLMVNSTGDEVAEDQAEHVGNSGSSNEDLMPAPLTALHQAEYEQMDDEELLKEAERLFCEMSISNIEADAIRDATVAQHDCVAWTQHQNGRLTASLFHDVFVRKPTTNPELLVKKIMGYEQNDLSHIPAIRWGVQNESVARVQYASIMSAEHNNFTCNLTGLWINSLYPHLGVSPDGVTSCSCHGQGLLEIKCPYSARNAEFLTSETCCFLTDAGYLNKKHRYYTQIQGQLMISGLLFCDLFVWTPSVCKVERIYPSVRFWEKLEKRLTMFFITNVLPEIMTHKLQQSVENDSDSDKENIYCVCQKGSAGRMIACDNQQCHFKWFHYKCVGIKRAPKGTWLCSACKKSK; encoded by the exons ATGAGTCAACAAGCGACGGAGAGTGAATACCAATCTACGCTGGATTATGACGCAAAGAAGAGATATAAAGAAAAGTTGATCCTGAAAAGTGAGCAGATACCAGACCCGTATGCTGTACCAGACGAAGAGTGGAGAGACGATGTTACAGAGTGGCCAACAGTATTGTATGGAGACGTCTACAACTACCTCATAGAGTCGAAGGGCCGTTACACACAAGAATCATTAAGGGCATTTAAATCTTTAGAAGCTTACAACTATTTTATTAGTGGACATGTCAGAACTGTCCTTTTTTATGAACCATCTAGGCAGAGTAAGTTCTGTATTCTAGTGGCTGAAGTAAACCCTAGCCAAAAGTCACCAAGTGAAACTCACAAAGCCTGGATTATTGTTCAAAAAGAGGATGGCCAAGTGATGACAGGTCATTGTACTTGCAAAGCTGG GAGGGGAGAGGTTTGTAGTCATGTGGCTGCAATACTGTTTAAAGTGGAGACAGCATGCCGATTGGTGTACAACAATCCAACATGTACTTCCATGCCGTGCCAATGGAATCAGTCTTTTGCTACCAAC GTTGATCCTGCTTTAGTTGTTGATATCAACTTCATAAAACCTGACCACAACAAGCGAAATGAATCAGTACCTTgtagttcagcagcaaccagtcaATCAAGTGGGTTGCAAATCCTTCAACAGCCAGAAGCTGATGTTTGTAGCTTGTATCAGGCACTACAGGTAGTTGTACCTGGTGCTTGTATTTTCACATCAATATCAGAGGAGTCTGAAGTAGATGTCAATAGTACGACAACAGCTGTGACATGTAGACCACAACCAGATGATGCATCTGTTACAATGGCTACAGTTAGTGATAGACAGTGTGACCATGTCAATGATTTATCAAGTGGCACACCAGATGATGGATCTGTTCCAGTTTTGATGGTAAATAGTACAGGTGATGAGGTTGCTGAAGATCAAGCTGAACATGTTGGCAATTCTGGATCAAGCAATGAAGACCTTATGCCAGCACCACTGACTGCATTACATCAAGCAGAGTATGAACAAATGGATGATGAAGAACTGTTAAAAGAAGCAGAAAGGCTATTTTGTGAAATGAGTATTTCTAATATTGAGGCTGATGCAATCAGAGATGCTACCGTTGCTCAACACGATTGTGTTGCATGGACACAGCACCAAAATGGGCGATTAACTGCATCACTATTTCATGATGTATTTGTGAGAAAACCAACAACCAATCCTGAGCTACTTGTAAAGAAGATCATGGGATATGAGCAAAATGATCTCAGTCATATTCCAGCCATAAGATGGGGGGTTCAAAATGAGAGTGTTGCAAGGGTGCAATATGCCAGTATCATGTCTGCAGAACATAACAATTTTACCTGTAATTTGACAGGCCTCTGGATTAACTCACTCTATCCACACTTAGGAGTTAGTCCAGATGGAGTGACGTCTTGTAGCTGTCATGGACAGGGTCTCTTAGAGATAAAATGTCCATACTCCGCCAGAAATGCTGAGTTCCTGACAAGTGAAACGTGCTGTTTTTTGACAGATGCTGGGTATTTGAACAAGAAGCATCGCTACTACACACAAATTCAGGGACAACTCATGATTAGTGGTCTGTTGTtttgtgacttgtttgtgtGGACTCCATCAGTATGTAAAGTTGAACGTATTTACCCTAGTGTGCGATTTTGGGAGAAATTAGAGAAGCGGCTGACCATGTTTTTTATAACTAATGTACTCCCTGAAATAATGACCCACAAACTGCAACAAAGTGTCGAAAATGACAGTGATAGTGACAAGGAGAATATTTATTGCGTATGTCAGAAAGGAAGTGCAGGTCGCATGATAGCATGTGACAACCAGCAATGCCACTTTAAGTGGTTTCATTATAAATGTGTGGGAATCAAACGtgctccaaaaggcacatggtTGTGTTCAGCTTGCAAGAAAAGCAAGTGA